One Branchiostoma floridae strain S238N-H82 chromosome 1, Bfl_VNyyK, whole genome shotgun sequence genomic region harbors:
- the LOC118418402 gene encoding polycystic kidney disease protein 1-like 2 isoform X2, translating into MSDGHLWFSVASRPTRSHFTRVQRASCCLSLVFLTMITNAMFYRTDDSLRQQVYRLGPFVFTPSQLWISAVSTLIVFPVNFVIVYVFTKSRPNPVKIKHPSTGSLYKIPSSASKVHRDRIKRQHDKTRKQSGLPHWCVYIGWVLVFLSATGSAFFVILYSMEWGAEKSGEWLTSILLSIFQSVLIVQPLKVLLLGLLIAFIFKKIGKAEMMDADALNGDEEFLPKPMDAEDVRPPAKPVSCRASDDRQLAAARALRLKEARMRTILWDVFKHFLVVAVVFYLAFSSSATVGHHMHKSLKQRFPTFKKIDSVDKLWSWSNTELLGVLFTQNGSKLLDDQSYRVGAAAFKQFRSRPGDCTTNITTFPRCKLDYTMAQHEEGDFAVGWRPLPEADANATRCRRRCTNDTAWDFTEGKSLPYFGQVKTYVDGAYMFEIGNDPDPAASVMERLQKREWLDGFTEAVVVEINAYNANADLFAVITLMVEFVAGRGTTPTRNIHIFKLSSYVGTSGQLMVGFQITFVVLFVLSLFREGKKMFHQRRTYFCQPWNCLEFLRLLICVVAIVLFSVKEGLRSSYVSQLKALEGGYLSFRIIAAFSDVFASVLAILVFVMTLQFLQLLSFNRAIGVLFHTLRKATNKIAAFLSMLCVVFIAFSTSGGLLFGGEADGYINILTSARTLLVMMFGDTTFKDMSADHLVIFRIYFLSFVIAVVMILANMFLGILDEQFATSKNNPNGPGGDSDMGEFMVDRVLQYFGIGTRSVRPRENKETYEEQDTAEHLQELEGKLDLVLKKINSL; encoded by the exons ATGAG CGATGGTCACCTGTGGTTCTCGGTAGCCTCCCGTCCCACCCGGAGTCACTTCACCCGTGTCCAGAGGGCCTCCTGCTGCCTGTCTCTGGTCTTCCTCACCATGATCACCAACGCCATGTTCTATCGGACAGACGACAGCCTCAGACAACAA GTGTACCGTTTGGGCCCTTTTGTCTTCACCCCATCGCAGTTGTGGATCAGTGCTGTCAGCACACTTATCGTGTTTCCAGTCAACTTTGTCATTGTCTACGTCTTTACAAAGTCACGGCCTAACCCGGTGAAGATCAAACACCCGTCTACCGGGTCTCTTTATAAGATTCCATCTAGTGCGTCAAAG GTACACCGCGATCGAATAAAACGGCAGCATGATAAGACGAGGAAACAGTCCGGCCTGCCCCACTGGTGTGTGTACATCGGCTGGGTTCTGGTCTTCCTGTCTGCAACAGGATCGGCCTTCTTCGTCATCCTCTACAGCATGGAATGGGGAGCGGAGAAGTCTGGAGAGTGGCTGACTTCAATTCTTCTTTCCATCTTCCAATCGGTTCTCATTGTTCAACCACTTAAG GTTCTCCTGCTTGGTCTCTTGAttgctttcattttcaaaaagatCGGCAAGGCAGAGATGATGGACGCTGATGCCTTGAATGGCGATGAGGAGTTTCTACCAAAACCCATGGACGCCG AGGATGTGAGGCCTCCCGCTAAGCCCGTGTCGTGCCGCGCCAGTGACGACAGGCAGCTTGCTGCAGCTCGCGCTCTGCGCCTGAAGGAAGCCCGGATGCGCACAATCCTGTGGGACGTCTTCAAGCACTTTCTCGTCGTGGCGGTTGTGTTCTACCTGGCCTTCAGCAGCTCGGCAACCGTAGGGCATCACATGCACAAATCGCTAAAGCAGAGGTTTCCAACCTTTAAAAAG aTTGACAGCGTCGACAAGCTGTGGTCCTGGTCCAACACCGAGCTGCTGGGGGTCCTGTTTACCCAGAACGGTAGCAAGCTCCTGGACGACCAGTCCTACCGAGTTGGAGCAGCCGCATTCAAGCAATTCCGGAGCCGACCAG GTGACTGCACAACGAACATCACTACATTTCCGAGGTGCAAGTTAGATTACACGATGGCACAGCATGAGGAGGGAGATTTTGCCGTTGGATGGCGACCCCTGCCGGAGGCGGATGCCAATGCAACAAGATGCCGACGACGTTGTACAAATGACACGGCTTGGGATTTTACAGAAGGGAAGTCACTTCCCTACTTCGGACAGGTGAAGACTTACGTCGATGGGGCTTATATGTTTGAGATCGGCAACGATCCTGACCCAGCCGCCTCAGTCATGGAACGTCTACAAAAGCGTGAATGGCTGGATGGCTTCACTGAAGCTGTTGTGGTCGAAATAAATGCCTACAATGCCAACGCCGATCTTTTTGCTGTGATAACGTTGATGGTCGAGTTTGTAGCCGGGCGAGGGACTACACCAACTCGGAACATCCACATCTTTAAGCTGTCATCCTACGTTGGAACCTCTGGACAACTGATGGTAGGATTCCAG ATCACATTTGtggttttgtttgtcttgtcgCTATTCCGAGAGGGGAAGAAAATGTTCCACCAGAGGAGGACGTACTTCTGTCAACCCTGGAACTGTCTGGAATTTCTGCGGCTTCTCATCTGTGTCGTAGCCATCGTCCTTTTCTCTGTGAAGGAGGGGCTGCGTAGCAGTTACGTCAGCCAGCTAAAGGCTCTTGAAG GCGGTTACCTCAGCTTTCGCATCATCGCTGCCTTCTCCGACGTCTTTGCTTCCGTGTTGGCAATTCTCGTCTTCGTCATGACGTTACAATTCCTGCAGTTACTGAGCTTCAACCGAGCTATCGGTGTCCTTTTCCATACTCTTCGGAAAGCAACCAACAAGATCGCAGCATTCCTTTCCATgctttgtgttgttttcataG CTTTCAGCACATCGGGAGGTCTGCTGTTTGGAGGCGAGGCTGACGGCTACATCAACATCCTGACCTCCGCACGAACCTTGCTCGTCATGATGTTCGGAGACACGACTTTCAAAGACATGTCCGCAGACCACCTCGTCATTTTCCGCATTTATTTTCTGAG TTTCGTCATAGCGGTGGTGATGATCCTGGCCAACATGTTCCTGGGCATACTGGACGAACAATTCGCTACATCAAAGAACAACCCGAACGGTCCTGGCGGGGATAGTGACATGGGCGAGTTTATGGTGGACAGGGTCCTGCAGTATTTCGGGATAGGGACCAGATCCGTGCGTCCAAGAG AAAATAAGGAGACCTATGAAGAGCAGGATACAGCCGAACACTTGCAGGAGTTGGAGGGTAAACTGGACCTGGTTCTGAAGAAGATAAACTCACTTTAG
- the LOC118418402 gene encoding polycystic kidney disease protein 1-like 2 isoform X1 — MSDGHLWFSVASRPTRSHFTRVQRASCCLSLVFLTMITNAMFYRTDDSLRQQVYRLGPFVFTPSQLWISAVSTLIVFPVNFVIVYVFTKSRPNPVKIKHPSTGSLYKIPSSASKVHRDRIKRQHDKTRKQSGLPHWCVYIGWVLVFLSATGSAFFVILYSMEWGAEKSGEWLTSILLSIFQSVLIVQPLKVLLLGLLIAFIFKKIGKAEMMDADALNGDEEFLPKPMDAEDVRPPAKPVSCRASDDRQLAAARALRLKEARMRTILWDVFKHFLVVAVVFYLAFSSSATVGHHMHKSLKQRFPTFKKIDSVDKLWSWSNTELLGVLFTQNGSKLLDDQSYRVGAAAFKQFRSRPGDCTTNITTFPRCKLDYTMAQHEEGDFAVGWRPLPEADANATRCRRRCTNDTAWDFTEGKSLPYFGQVKTYVDGAYMFEIGNDPDPAASVMERLQKREWLDGFTEAVVVEINAYNANADLFAVITLMVEFVAGRGTTPTRNIHIFKLSSYVGTSGQLMVGFQITFVVLFVLSLFREGKKMFHQRRTYFCQPWNCLEFLRLLICVVAIVLFSVKEGLRSSYVSQLKALEGGYLSFRIIAAFSDVFASVLAILVFVMTLQFLQLLSFNRAIGVLFHTLRKATNKIAAFLSMLCVVFIAFSTSGGLLFGGEADGYINILTSARTLLVMMFGDTTFKDMSADHLVIFRIYFLSFVIAVVMILANMFLGILDEQFATSKNNPNGPGGDSDMGEFMVDRVLQYFGIGTRSVRPRAPEAKGTYEEEEAPEDVRELECKLDLVLKKINLL, encoded by the exons ATGAG CGATGGTCACCTGTGGTTCTCGGTAGCCTCCCGTCCCACCCGGAGTCACTTCACCCGTGTCCAGAGGGCCTCCTGCTGCCTGTCTCTGGTCTTCCTCACCATGATCACCAACGCCATGTTCTATCGGACAGACGACAGCCTCAGACAACAA GTGTACCGTTTGGGCCCTTTTGTCTTCACCCCATCGCAGTTGTGGATCAGTGCTGTCAGCACACTTATCGTGTTTCCAGTCAACTTTGTCATTGTCTACGTCTTTACAAAGTCACGGCCTAACCCGGTGAAGATCAAACACCCGTCTACCGGGTCTCTTTATAAGATTCCATCTAGTGCGTCAAAG GTACACCGCGATCGAATAAAACGGCAGCATGATAAGACGAGGAAACAGTCCGGCCTGCCCCACTGGTGTGTGTACATCGGCTGGGTTCTGGTCTTCCTGTCTGCAACAGGATCGGCCTTCTTCGTCATCCTCTACAGCATGGAATGGGGAGCGGAGAAGTCTGGAGAGTGGCTGACTTCAATTCTTCTTTCCATCTTCCAATCGGTTCTCATTGTTCAACCACTTAAG GTTCTCCTGCTTGGTCTCTTGAttgctttcattttcaaaaagatCGGCAAGGCAGAGATGATGGACGCTGATGCCTTGAATGGCGATGAGGAGTTTCTACCAAAACCCATGGACGCCG AGGATGTGAGGCCTCCCGCTAAGCCCGTGTCGTGCCGCGCCAGTGACGACAGGCAGCTTGCTGCAGCTCGCGCTCTGCGCCTGAAGGAAGCCCGGATGCGCACAATCCTGTGGGACGTCTTCAAGCACTTTCTCGTCGTGGCGGTTGTGTTCTACCTGGCCTTCAGCAGCTCGGCAACCGTAGGGCATCACATGCACAAATCGCTAAAGCAGAGGTTTCCAACCTTTAAAAAG aTTGACAGCGTCGACAAGCTGTGGTCCTGGTCCAACACCGAGCTGCTGGGGGTCCTGTTTACCCAGAACGGTAGCAAGCTCCTGGACGACCAGTCCTACCGAGTTGGAGCAGCCGCATTCAAGCAATTCCGGAGCCGACCAG GTGACTGCACAACGAACATCACTACATTTCCGAGGTGCAAGTTAGATTACACGATGGCACAGCATGAGGAGGGAGATTTTGCCGTTGGATGGCGACCCCTGCCGGAGGCGGATGCCAATGCAACAAGATGCCGACGACGTTGTACAAATGACACGGCTTGGGATTTTACAGAAGGGAAGTCACTTCCCTACTTCGGACAGGTGAAGACTTACGTCGATGGGGCTTATATGTTTGAGATCGGCAACGATCCTGACCCAGCCGCCTCAGTCATGGAACGTCTACAAAAGCGTGAATGGCTGGATGGCTTCACTGAAGCTGTTGTGGTCGAAATAAATGCCTACAATGCCAACGCCGATCTTTTTGCTGTGATAACGTTGATGGTCGAGTTTGTAGCCGGGCGAGGGACTACACCAACTCGGAACATCCACATCTTTAAGCTGTCATCCTACGTTGGAACCTCTGGACAACTGATGGTAGGATTCCAG ATCACATTTGtggttttgtttgtcttgtcgCTATTCCGAGAGGGGAAGAAAATGTTCCACCAGAGGAGGACGTACTTCTGTCAACCCTGGAACTGTCTGGAATTTCTGCGGCTTCTCATCTGTGTCGTAGCCATCGTCCTTTTCTCTGTGAAGGAGGGGCTGCGTAGCAGTTACGTCAGCCAGCTAAAGGCTCTTGAAG GCGGTTACCTCAGCTTTCGCATCATCGCTGCCTTCTCCGACGTCTTTGCTTCCGTGTTGGCAATTCTCGTCTTCGTCATGACGTTACAATTCCTGCAGTTACTGAGCTTCAACCGAGCTATCGGTGTCCTTTTCCATACTCTTCGGAAAGCAACCAACAAGATCGCAGCATTCCTTTCCATgctttgtgttgttttcataG CTTTCAGCACATCGGGAGGTCTGCTGTTTGGAGGCGAGGCTGACGGCTACATCAACATCCTGACCTCCGCACGAACCTTGCTCGTCATGATGTTCGGAGACACGACTTTCAAAGACATGTCCGCAGACCACCTCGTCATTTTCCGCATTTATTTTCTGAG TTTCGTCATAGCGGTGGTGATGATCCTGGCCAACATGTTCCTGGGCATACTGGACGAACAATTCGCTACATCAAAGAACAACCCGAACGGTCCTGGCGGGGATAGTGACATGGGCGAGTTTATGGTGGACAGGGTCCTGCAGTATTTCGGGATAGGGACCAGATCCGTGCGTCCAAGAG